From a region of the Williamsia phyllosphaerae genome:
- the mshD gene encoding mycothiol synthase, producing MATESAGSDVEILDDLDPSTASAARDLVARVARIDGVDGLSEQARAAIDSGGVTHLVRRSPDDGSLAGYANITPGRDDEPPMIEAAVDPDHRRRGHGLALVRSAFDTAPDPARIWAHGDLPGAKALAATLDLIALRELLSLRRPLGDPDNPLPPLDIPDDLVLRTYEGSGDDAEILRVNNAAFDWHPEQGGWGKDEITARTGSDWFDPEGLFLVFDRTDPKTLLGFHWTKVHPAVTNPDGDDEPALGEVYIVGVDTGTQGRGLGRILTLAGIRYLEDTGLGEVELYVEGDNAAALHTYARLGFTQHSIDVAYG from the coding sequence ATGGCAACTGAGTCCGCCGGGTCGGACGTCGAGATTCTCGACGACCTCGATCCCTCGACCGCATCGGCGGCCCGTGATCTCGTCGCCCGTGTCGCCAGAATCGACGGCGTGGACGGTTTGTCCGAACAGGCCCGCGCGGCAATCGATTCCGGCGGTGTCACCCATCTCGTGCGGCGCTCGCCCGACGACGGCTCGCTGGCCGGCTACGCCAACATCACCCCGGGGCGCGACGACGAGCCACCGATGATCGAGGCGGCCGTCGATCCCGATCACCGACGCCGCGGCCACGGCCTCGCGCTCGTCCGATCCGCGTTCGACACCGCCCCCGACCCCGCGCGCATCTGGGCGCACGGCGACCTGCCCGGCGCGAAGGCGCTGGCCGCGACGCTGGACCTCATCGCCCTGCGCGAGCTCCTCTCACTGCGCCGTCCCCTCGGCGATCCCGACAACCCGTTGCCGCCGTTGGACATCCCCGACGACCTGGTGTTGCGGACATACGAGGGCAGTGGCGACGACGCCGAGATCCTCCGAGTGAACAACGCCGCGTTCGACTGGCATCCCGAGCAGGGTGGCTGGGGAAAAGACGAGATCACCGCGCGAACGGGGTCAGACTGGTTCGACCCCGAGGGCTTGTTCCTGGTCTTCGACCGCACCGACCCGAAAACACTGCTGGGCTTCCACTGGACGAAGGTGCACCCCGCGGTGACGAACCCGGATGGGGACGACGAGCCGGCACTGGGCGAGGTCTACATCGTCGGCGTCGACACCGGCACGCAGGGTCGCGGCCTCGGGCGGATCCTGACCCTCGCGGGTATCCGGTACCTCGAGGACACCGGCCTCGGTGAGGTCGAGTTGTACGTCGAGGGCGACAACGCCGCCGCGCTGCACACCTACGCGCGGCTCGGCTTCACACAGCACTCCATCGACGTCGCCTACGGCTGA
- a CDS encoding winged helix-turn-helix transcriptional regulator has protein sequence MDLLLLTADPTPESVLPSLSLLAHTVRVVPTEVSSLMEAGNADVAIVDARTDLAAARGLCRLLGSTGSSVPVVAVLTEGGLVAVNAEWGLDEFLLPNTGPAELDTRLRLLVVRTRGVAAEESSGKVSLGDLVIDEGTYTARLRGRPLDLTYKEFELLKYLAQNAGRVFTRAQLLQEVWGYDFFGGTRTVDVHVRRLRAKLGPEHEALIGTVRNVGYKAVRPSRGRGESPEGPTPDEPDPDDESTDTDFDDTVLSPISNGN, from the coding sequence GTGGATCTCTTGTTACTGACAGCCGATCCCACCCCTGAGTCCGTCTTGCCGTCGTTGTCACTGCTGGCTCACACAGTTCGCGTCGTTCCCACCGAGGTGTCTTCGCTCATGGAGGCGGGCAACGCCGATGTGGCTATCGTCGATGCCCGGACCGATCTGGCCGCCGCCCGTGGCCTGTGCCGGCTGCTCGGCAGCACCGGGTCGTCGGTGCCGGTGGTCGCCGTCCTCACCGAGGGCGGGTTGGTCGCGGTCAACGCGGAGTGGGGGCTCGACGAGTTCCTGCTGCCGAACACCGGCCCGGCCGAACTCGACACCCGTCTGCGTCTGCTGGTGGTGCGCACCAGGGGAGTGGCCGCCGAGGAGTCGAGCGGCAAGGTCTCCCTGGGTGACCTGGTCATCGACGAGGGCACTTACACCGCGCGGTTGCGTGGTCGTCCCCTCGACCTCACCTACAAGGAGTTCGAGCTCCTGAAGTACCTGGCGCAGAACGCCGGTCGGGTCTTCACCCGCGCACAGCTGCTGCAGGAGGTGTGGGGGTACGACTTCTTCGGTGGCACCCGCACGGTCGACGTCCACGTCCGACGCCTGCGCGCGAAGCTGGGCCCCGAGCACGAGGCGCTCATCGGCACCGTCCGCAACGTCGGTTACAAGGCGGTCCGCCCGAGCCGCGGTCGCGGCGAGTCCCCCGAGGGCCCGACCCCGGACGAGCCGGACCCCGACGACGAGTCGACCGACACCGATTTCGACGACACCGTCCTGAGCCCGATCAGCAATGGCAACTGA
- a CDS encoding LmeA family phospholipid-binding protein, whose protein sequence is MRRTLTLLALGLVVVVVALLGIDTGFAINAERSFARAFVHPTNGNRGLPFEPEVTISGFPAFRSVSDGRYSSIGITARAVPVYRGGTCTVGDPCHADLRTRLRDVRVDRASITNPFPQGAVFMEVGSATASTTLDSVAMGRLLEIDDLTVNTPAPEGRAGGGGPQDGLLSRTSGVLLTGSVSPRPGRPDVKVSVTVDLSAVGGALRLVATDFYDGPEEHSETTVAEADRRAVLDRFSATIADLPMAWGATATSARSSGSDIMIEGTPRTQTWDPGLFLTAQDTEIYMMYTCLSDGQLHRPPC, encoded by the coding sequence GTGCGCAGAACCCTCACGCTCCTCGCCCTGGGGCTTGTCGTCGTGGTCGTCGCGCTACTCGGAATCGACACCGGGTTCGCGATCAATGCCGAGCGCAGCTTCGCGCGCGCATTCGTGCACCCGACGAATGGCAATCGCGGGCTCCCCTTCGAACCCGAGGTCACGATCTCGGGCTTCCCCGCATTCCGCTCGGTGTCCGACGGTCGATACTCGTCCATCGGCATCACGGCGCGTGCCGTGCCCGTTTACCGCGGCGGCACCTGCACCGTCGGGGACCCTTGCCATGCCGATCTGCGTACTCGACTCCGCGACGTTCGCGTCGACAGGGCGTCGATCACGAACCCGTTCCCCCAGGGCGCCGTGTTCATGGAGGTCGGATCCGCCACGGCGTCGACGACGCTCGACTCCGTCGCGATGGGGCGCCTGCTCGAGATCGACGACCTCACGGTGAACACGCCCGCTCCCGAGGGCAGAGCAGGCGGTGGCGGTCCCCAGGACGGATTGCTCAGCCGGACATCGGGCGTGCTGCTCACGGGCAGCGTGTCGCCCAGGCCCGGACGACCCGACGTGAAGGTGAGCGTGACCGTCGATCTCTCGGCGGTCGGGGGTGCGCTCCGCCTCGTTGCCACCGACTTCTACGACGGACCCGAGGAGCACTCCGAGACGACGGTCGCCGAGGCGGACAGGCGAGCCGTGCTCGACCGGTTCTCCGCGACCATCGCCGACCTCCCGATGGCGTGGGGCGCGACGGCAACGTCCGCCCGGAGCAGCGGCAGCGACATCATGATCGAGGGCACACCGCGAACCCAGACCTGGGACCCCGGACTCTTCCTGACCGCGCAGGACACCGAGATCTACATGATGTACACCTGCCTCTCCGATGGCCAGCTGCACCGACCACCATGCTGA